A genomic region of Deinococcus misasensis DSM 22328 contains the following coding sequences:
- a CDS encoding serine hydrolase domain-containing protein, whose product MSALKRATPESQGLPSAAISAFLTRLEAHELHSVMVLRHGHVIAEGWWTPYQRELPHMMYSVSKSFTATAIGFAVQEGRLKVSDLVLPFFPKTHPQGDLEKMQKLTIKDLLTMSSGHDGEPQPRSANWARDILRWPFKAEPGTTFMYNTPATYLAGAILQRKTRKTLVEYLTPRLFEPLGIQSRTWETDPKGLNVAGWGLYLQTEELALWGQFMLQKGQWEGQQLLPESWIAEMTAAQISSGEDQDNDWNQGYGYQVWRCRHNTYRADGAFGQFCVVMPDQDAVVVMTAGEAVNTAGMLNAIWEELLPHFSAEALPENPQTQAALGQQLDALTLKGPENTTPFENQRHLNQTFTFEKNDWGLASLTLRHQAGETTLEWTDTLGLQKIPVQAEGWAFSESHLFQHMMWILQDLGPWPVAAQGGWISEDTFSVRVCLVQTPFTPTITLHFEEDRVSVDLKGAVHFGPLERPLVWGKAEG is encoded by the coding sequence ATGTCTGCATTGAAACGTGCCACACCAGAATCACAGGGCCTCCCATCTGCTGCCATTTCTGCTTTTTTGACCCGCCTTGAAGCCCATGAACTGCACAGTGTCATGGTCTTGCGCCATGGACATGTGATTGCTGAGGGGTGGTGGACCCCTTACCAAAGAGAACTGCCTCACATGATGTATTCGGTGAGCAAGAGTTTTACCGCCACCGCCATCGGGTTTGCTGTGCAGGAAGGCCGTTTGAAAGTCAGTGATCTGGTTCTGCCTTTCTTTCCGAAAACCCACCCTCAGGGCGACCTTGAAAAAATGCAGAAACTCACCATCAAAGACCTGCTGACCATGTCCAGTGGTCATGACGGTGAACCCCAACCCAGAAGTGCCAACTGGGCCAGAGACATTTTGCGCTGGCCTTTCAAAGCTGAGCCCGGCACCACCTTCATGTACAACACGCCTGCCACCTACCTGGCCGGAGCGATTTTGCAACGCAAAACCCGCAAAACGCTGGTGGAATACCTGACCCCCAGATTGTTCGAACCTCTGGGCATCCAGAGCCGCACCTGGGAAACCGATCCGAAAGGGCTCAATGTGGCTGGATGGGGTCTGTACCTGCAAACCGAAGAACTCGCGCTCTGGGGGCAATTCATGTTGCAAAAAGGCCAGTGGGAAGGTCAGCAACTGCTCCCTGAAAGCTGGATTGCAGAGATGACTGCTGCTCAGATTTCCAGTGGAGAAGATCAGGACAACGACTGGAATCAGGGCTATGGCTATCAGGTCTGGCGTTGCAGACACAACACGTACCGTGCAGATGGGGCTTTCGGACAATTCTGTGTGGTGATGCCCGATCAGGACGCAGTGGTGGTCATGACCGCTGGGGAAGCCGTCAACACCGCAGGCATGCTGAATGCCATCTGGGAAGAACTTTTGCCCCACTTTTCAGCAGAGGCCCTGCCTGAAAACCCACAAACACAGGCTGCATTGGGTCAACAATTGGATGCCCTCACCCTCAAAGGTCCTGAAAACACCACACCTTTTGAGAACCAGAGGCACCTCAACCAGACGTTCACCTTCGAGAAGAACGATTGGGGGCTTGCATCTCTGACCCTGCGCCATCAAGCAGGAGAGACCACCCTGGAATGGACAGACACACTGGGCCTGCAAAAAATTCCAGTTCAAGCTGAAGGCTGGGCGTTCTCTGAAAGTCACCTTTTCCAGCACATGATGTGGATTTTGCAAGACCTCGGACCATGGCCTGTTGCTGCTCAGGGCGGATGGATTTCAGAAGACACTTTCAGCGTGCGGGTCTGTCTGGTGCAGACACCCTTCACACCCACCATCACCCTGCATTTTGAAGAAGACCGGGTTTCTGTGGACCTGAAAGGGGCCGTGCACTTTGGTCCTCTGGAGCGTCCTCTGGTGTGGGGGAAGGCCGAGGGCTGA